A stretch of the Cucurbita pepo subsp. pepo cultivar mu-cu-16 chromosome LG16, ASM280686v2, whole genome shotgun sequence genome encodes the following:
- the LOC111777850 gene encoding E3 ubiquitin-protein ligase RMA1H1-like, with protein sequence MEQLYLVPDADEGVSHGFECNICLDSVQDPVVTLCGHLFCWPCIYKWIHYKSLSSQQQCQQEECRCPVCKAEVSHATLVPLYGKFQTTPPSKTKPPSNLGPAIPRRPLGPACGAEPPASPSAQLHHHNYSQSHDDYIASSMLSSSSITTNIIHPVIGMFGDAVYTRTFGNTTTNLYTYPNSYGHVSNSSVRLRRHIMQADESLSRICFFLFCCLVLCLLLF encoded by the coding sequence ATGGAGCAGCTGTACCTTGTTCCAGATGCTGATGAAGGAGTATCCCATGGCTTTGAATGCAACATATGCCTAGACTCAGTTCAAGATCCTGTTGTAACACTTTGTGGTCATCTCTTCTGTTGGCCCTGCATTTACAAATGGATCCATTACAAGAGCTTGTCCTCACAGCAACAATGCCAGCAAGAGGAATGTCGATGTCCCGTTTGCAAGGCCGAGGTCTCCCACGCCACGCTCGTCCCACTTTACGGCAAATTTCAGACTACACCTCCCTCCAAAACTAAACCACCATCAAATCTTGGTCCAGCCATCCCACGCCGGCCTCTTGGTCCTGCCTGTGGGGCAGAGCCACCAGCATCTCCAAGCGCTCAGCTTCATCATCACAACTATTCTCAGTCACACGACGATTACATCGCTTCATCGATGCTTAGCTCGAGCAGTATTACAACGAACATTATCCATCCAGTGATCGGAATGTTCGGTGACGCAGTTTACACAAGAACGTTTGGAAACACGACAACAAACCTTTATACTTATCCTAATTCATATGGTCATGTAAGCAATAGTAGTGTAAGGCTGAGGAGGCACATAATGCAGGCTGATGAGTCGCTGAGCAGAATCTGTTTCTTCCTGTTTTGTTGCTTAGTGTTGTGTCTTTTATTATTCTAA
- the LOC111777240 gene encoding uncharacterized protein LOC111777240 has protein sequence MARRMELGFPKSASYSLREQAARTILRNVRSQGHSYVELREDGKRFIFFCTLCLAPCYSDSVLFNHLKGTLHTERLSAAKLTLLGPNPWPFDDGVLFFHKPVEGDNQVRSLNDNQERLLEYHNNDNNLAIVSYVDNSKGNGNGHGEFNGNVRNVEDCSFENLDDGGDNGPLVIPGVLIKDEISDIKVRELGYGKIAARFTEKDGIVCGVSRIWCEWLGKVNVGLENKVKVPVHDCAIVTFTYNVDLGRKGLLDDVKLLLSSSTGAEPENDKNSRVKRKKCFSDSEDVSQSMSHQYDSSGEDSSASNCVMSSLLLDRYDDRILNTTVMLNKSVKRELKRQQRLASERMCDICQQKILTHKDVATLLNVKTGRLACSSRNVNGVFHVFHTSCLIHWILLCEYEMSVKNLGGSKVRRRYRRKNKTKGNKYSKNGETRQIKTQIDSVFCPACQGTGIIVDGDELEKPTIPLSEIFKYKIKVSDARRAWMKSPEVLQNCSTGFHFPYQSEETLQENMKHLKLVHFYGAFV, from the exons ATGGCTAGAAGGATGGAGTTGGGGTTCCCGAAGTCTGCTTCATATAGTCTTCGAGAACAAGCTGCTAGAACGATTCTACGCAATGTAAGGTCACAAGGGCACTCATACGTTGAGCTACGAGAAGATGGGAAAAGGTTTATTTTCTTCTGCACTTTGTGTCTTGCACCATGTTATAGTGATTCAGTGCTCTTTAACCACCTGAAGGGCACTCTTCACACTGAAAGACTATCTGCTGCTAAGCTCACACTCTTAGGACCAAATCCGTGGCCTTTTGATGATGGTGTTCTTTTCTTCCATAAGCCAGTTGAAGGAGATAACCAGGTTCGGAGTTTAAACGACAATCAGGAAAGGTTGTTGGAGTATCACAACAATGATAACAATCTTGCTATTGTCAGCTATGTTGATAATTCTAAAGGAAATGGCAATGGCCATGGTGAATTTAATGGAAATGTGCGGAACGTGGAAGATTGTTCCTTCGAGAATTTGGACGACGGTGGAGACAATGGTCCTTTGGTGATTCCTGGTGTACTGATTAAGGATGAAATTTCTGATATAAAAGTGAGGGAGTTGGGTTATGGAAAAATTGCTGCAAGGTTTACTGAGAAGGATGGGATCGTATGTGGGGTTAGCAGAATATGGTGTGAATGGCTGGGAAAAGTAAATGTCGGGCTCGAGAATAAGGTCAAAGTTCCTGTACATGACTGTGCTATTGTTACTTTCACTTACAATGTTGATTTAGGTAGAAAGGGCTTGCTTGATGATGTCAAGTTATTGCTCTCGTCAAGTACCGGAGCTGAACCAGAGAATGATAAGAACTCTAGAGTGAAACGAAAGAAATGTTTCTCTGATTCTGAGGATGTTAGTCAGTCTATGAGCCATCAATATGATTCGTCAGGTGAAGATTCTTCAGCTTCTAATTGTGTCATGTCGTCACTGTTGTTGGATAGATACGATGATCGAATTTTGAATACAACAGTCATGTTGAACAAGTCAGTAAAGCGTGAGCTGAAAAGGCAACAGCGTTTAGCTTCAGAGCGGATGTGTGATATCTGTCAACAGAAGATACTTACTCATAAAGATGTAGCAACACTCTTGAACGTGAAAACTGGAAGACTTGCCTGCAGTAGTAGAAATGTTAATGGG GTGTTTCATGTATTTCATACCTCTTGCCTTATACACTGGATACTTCTCTGTGAGTATGAGATGAGTGTGAAGAATCTTGGTGGTTCAAAAGTTAGACGGAGGTACAGGAGAAAGAACAAGACTAAGGGCAACAAATACAGCAAGAACGGCGAAACGAGGcaaataaaaactcaaattgaTTCTGTTTTCTGCCCTGCTTGTCAAGGTACCGGTATAATTGTTGATGGGGATGAACTAGAGAAACCAACTATCCCTCTTTCTGAG AtctttaaatacaaaataaaggtGAGCGATGCCCGAAGAGCATGGATGAAAAGCCCTGAGGTTCTGCAGAATTGTTCGACAGGTTTCCATTTCCCTTACCAATCTGAAGAAACTCTACAG GAAAATATGAAGCATCTCAAGTTGGTGCATTTTTATGGAGCTTTTGTATAG
- the LOC111776912 gene encoding expansin-B3-like — translation MHLLLHCRGFRLVRALFCAAAVLEWFTATAQLQHHVADLHWLPATATWYGSPEGDGSDGGACGYGNLVDVKPLKARVGAVSPVLFRNGEGCGACYKVKCLDNNICSRRAVTIIVTDECPGGYCSNGNTHFDLSGAAFGRMAITGEGGQLRNRGEIPVIYRRTPCKYPGKHIAFHVNEGSTDYWLSLLVEFEDGDGDIGAMQIKEAGSAGEWVDMNHLWGANWCIIGGPLKGPFSVRLTTLSTGRSLSARDIIPRNWSPKATYTSRLNFFS, via the exons ATGCATCTCCTCCTCCACTGCCGTGGTTTTCGGCTCGTTAGAGCTTTGTTCTGTGCTGCGGCTGTGCTTGAGTGGTTCACGGCGACGGCTCAGCTCCAACACCATGTGGCGGATCTACATTGGCTTCCAGCCACCGCCACGTGGTACGGAAGTCCCGAGGGAGACGGTAGCGACG GTGGAGCATGTGGGTATGGTAATTTAGTGGATGTGAAGCCTCTAAAGGCAAGAGTTGGGGCTGTGAGTCCAGTTCTGTTCAGAAATGGCGAAGGTTGTGGAGCTTGTTACAAAGTAAAATGTTTAGACAACAACATTTGCTCTAGACGAGCAGTGACTATAATCGTGACCGACGAATGCCCCGGTGGGTATTGTTCCAATGGCAACACCCACTTCGATCTGAGCGGCGCCGCCTTCGGCCGCATGGCCATCACCGGCGAAGGTGGGCAGCTCAGAAACCGAGGCGAAATCCCAGTTATTTACCGACG GACGCCGTGTAAGTACCCAGGCAAGCACATTGCGTTCCATGTCAATGAAGGGTCGACAGATTACTGGCTCTCACTCTTGGTTGAATTCGAGGACGGCGATGGCGACATCGGCGCAATGCAAATCAAAGAA GCAGGGTCGGCGGGGGAGTGGGTGGATATGAACCATCTGTGGGGGGCAAATTGGTGCATCATTGGAGGGCCTTTAAAGGGGCCATTCTCAGTGAGATTAACAACGTTGTCGACAGGAAGAAGCCTCTCAGCAAGGGATATAATCCCAAGGAATTGGTCTCCCAAAGCCACTTACACTTCCAGGCTTAATTTCTTCTCTTAA
- the LOC111777097 gene encoding lanC-like protein GCL2 isoform X1 yields the protein MGDRCFPNSMPDFVPETAAAVESILSTPYPIILERFKRAALDLKEAIVLETWGVTGQRVRDFTLYSGALGTAFLLLKAHEVTSNHIDLSLCAQILKACDQASSMSTDVTFICGRAGVCAIGAVAAKRAGDEQLLCYYLGQFNEIKLPRNLPDELLYGKVGFLWACLYLNKHIGEGTIASVHTRAIVEEIIQRGRALAKGGASPLMFEWYGERYWGGAHGLAGILHILMDMELKPDEIQDVKGTLRYMIRNRFPSGNYPSSEEDRGRDILVHWCHGAPGVALTLVKAAKVFGEEEFVQAAVDAGEVVWRRGLLKRVGICHGVSGNSYVFLSLYQLTGKVEYLYKAKAFACFLLDRAHRLIAEGEMHGGDSRYSLFEGVGGMAYLFLDMIEPSMAKFPGYDL from the exons ATGGGAGACCGATGCTTTCCAAACTCGATGCCCGACTTCGTACCAGAAACTGCAGCTGCTGTAGAATCAATTCTCTCGACGCCTTACCCAATTATCTTGGAGCGCTTCAAACGGGCGGCTTTGGACCTTAAAGAAGCT ATAGTTTTGGAGACATGGGGAGTAACTGGGCAACGAGTGCGAGATTTCACTCTCTATTCTGGGGCTCTTGGAACGGCTTTCTTGCTGTTGAAAGCTCATGAGGTCACTTCCAACCATATTGATCTTAGTCTCTGTGCTCAAATTCTTAAGGCCTGCGATCAAGCATCTTCCATGTCCAC GGATGTGACTTTCATTTGTGGGCGTGCGGGTGTCTGCGCTATTGGAGCTGTGGCAGCAAAGCGTGCTGGTGATGAGCAGTTGCTCTGCTACTATCTAGGCCAATTCAATGAG ATTAAGCTGCCAAGGAATCTCCCGGATGAGTTGCTATATGGAAAAGTGGGTTTCTTGTGGGCGTGTCTATATCTAAACAAACACATCGGCGAAGGAACAATCGCGTCAGTTCACACT AGGGCAATTGTAGAGGAAATCATCCAGCGAGGGAGGGCGCTGGCGAAGGGAGGAGCATCACCATTGATGTTCGAGTGGTACGGTGAGAGGTATTGGGGTGGTGCACATGGACTTGCAGGGATTCTGCATATCCTGATGGACATGGAGCTGAAGCCCGATGAGATTCAAGATGTGAAAGGCACTCTTAG gtACATGATTCGAAATCGTTTCCCCAGTGGAAACTACCCTTCAAGTGAAGAAGACAGGGGCCGAGATATACTCGTGCATTGGTGTCATGGTGCTCCTGGAGTCGCCCTCACGCTTGTTAAAGCAGCAAAGgtgtttggagaagaagagTTCGTGCAAGCGGCTGTGGATGCAGGAGAGGTAGTGTGGAGGCGTGGGCTGCTTAAACGAGTTGGGATATGTCATGGCGTAAGTGGGAATTCATATGTGTTTCTGTCACTCTACCAACTGACAGGGAAGGTGGAGTACTTGTACAAGGCCAAAGCCTTTGCTTGTTTTCTCCTTGACAGAGCTCACAGGCTGATTGCAGAGGGAGAAATGCATGGAGGCGATAGCCGCTACTCTTTGTTTGAAGGAGTTGGAGGGATGGCTTATCTTTTTCTGGACATGATCGAGCCCTCCATGGCCAAGTTTCCAGGATATGATCTCTGA
- the LOC111777097 gene encoding lanC-like protein GCL2 isoform X2 has translation MGDRCFPNSMPDFVPETAAAVESILSTPYPIILERFKRAALDLKEAIVLETWGVTGQRVRDFTLYSGALGTAFLLLKAHEVTSNHIDLSLCAQILKACDQASSMSTDVTFICGRAGVCAIGAVAAKRAGDEQLLCYYLGQFNEIKLPRNLPDELLYGKVGFLWACLYLNKHIGEGTIASVHTRAIVEEIIQRGRALAKGGASPLMFEWYGERYWGGAHGLAGILHILMDMELKPDEIQDVKGTLRYMIRNRFPSGNYPSSEEDRGRDILVHWCHGAPGVALTLVKAAKVFGEEEFVQAAVDAGEVVWRRGLLKRVGICHGSSQADCRGRNAWRR, from the exons ATGGGAGACCGATGCTTTCCAAACTCGATGCCCGACTTCGTACCAGAAACTGCAGCTGCTGTAGAATCAATTCTCTCGACGCCTTACCCAATTATCTTGGAGCGCTTCAAACGGGCGGCTTTGGACCTTAAAGAAGCT ATAGTTTTGGAGACATGGGGAGTAACTGGGCAACGAGTGCGAGATTTCACTCTCTATTCTGGGGCTCTTGGAACGGCTTTCTTGCTGTTGAAAGCTCATGAGGTCACTTCCAACCATATTGATCTTAGTCTCTGTGCTCAAATTCTTAAGGCCTGCGATCAAGCATCTTCCATGTCCAC GGATGTGACTTTCATTTGTGGGCGTGCGGGTGTCTGCGCTATTGGAGCTGTGGCAGCAAAGCGTGCTGGTGATGAGCAGTTGCTCTGCTACTATCTAGGCCAATTCAATGAG ATTAAGCTGCCAAGGAATCTCCCGGATGAGTTGCTATATGGAAAAGTGGGTTTCTTGTGGGCGTGTCTATATCTAAACAAACACATCGGCGAAGGAACAATCGCGTCAGTTCACACT AGGGCAATTGTAGAGGAAATCATCCAGCGAGGGAGGGCGCTGGCGAAGGGAGGAGCATCACCATTGATGTTCGAGTGGTACGGTGAGAGGTATTGGGGTGGTGCACATGGACTTGCAGGGATTCTGCATATCCTGATGGACATGGAGCTGAAGCCCGATGAGATTCAAGATGTGAAAGGCACTCTTAG gtACATGATTCGAAATCGTTTCCCCAGTGGAAACTACCCTTCAAGTGAAGAAGACAGGGGCCGAGATATACTCGTGCATTGGTGTCATGGTGCTCCTGGAGTCGCCCTCACGCTTGTTAAAGCAGCAAAGgtgtttggagaagaagagTTCGTGCAAGCGGCTGTGGATGCAGGAGAGGTAGTGTGGAGGCGTGGGCTGCTTAAACGAGTTGGGATATGTCATGGC AGCTCACAGGCTGATTGCAGAGGGAGAAATGCATGGAGGCGATAG